A region from the Lycium barbarum isolate Lr01 chromosome 8, ASM1917538v2, whole genome shotgun sequence genome encodes:
- the LOC132607339 gene encoding transcription factor bHLH106-like, translating into MMQQSENLDYYNYLATGEYSLDFPVSKSYSSCSFYPEEDGGNNIGAASKNIIHKEAERRRRERINSHLNQLRTLLPANSKIDKASLLAKVVQRVRDLKEQTSKIMQFETNFPSENDEITVLSSNDTSSDGRLLIKASICCEDRFDLMPNLIETLKSLRLTPLRAEVVTLGGRIRNVIILAADKDYTNECLLFVRDALMSSVQSSSNGTGQRGKRRRVLDQEIAN; encoded by the exons ATGATGCAGCAATCGGAGAACTTGGACTATTATAATTATTTGGCTACCGGTGAATACAGTCTTGATTTCCCGGTGAGTAAAAGTTATTCTAGTTGTTCATTTTACCCTGAAGAAGATGGAGGTAATAATATTGGTGCAGCTTCAAAGAATATTATTCATAAAGAAgctgaaagaagaagaagagagaggaTCAACTCTCATCTTAATCAACTCAGAACCCTTCTTCCTGCCAATTCTAAG ATAGATAAAGCTTCTTTATTAGCAAAGGTGGTTCAACGTGTGAGGGACCTAAAAGAGCAAACCTCAAAAATCATGCAATTTGAGACAAACTTTCCTTCTGAAAATGATGAAATCACTGTACTCTCATCAAATGATACTTCATCTGATGGGAGATTGTTAATCAAGGCTTCAATTTGTTGCGAGGATCGGTTCGATCTCATGCCTAACCTAATTGAAACCCTAAAATCGCTCCGATTGACTCCTCTGAGAGCTGAAGTGGTTACTTTAGGAGGGAGAATAAGGAACGTGATCATATTAGCTGCTGATAAAGATTATACAAACGAATGTTTGCTATTCGTGAGAGATGCATTAATGTCTAGTGTTCAAAGTTCGAGTAATGGTACTGGACAACGGGGTAAAAGGCGAAGAGTGTTGGATCAAGAAATAGCAAACTAG